A region from the Chrysiogenia bacterium genome encodes:
- a CDS encoding helix-turn-helix transcriptional regulator, whose product MKTPILGLAHLRKIKGFSQKELAHKTGIVRTTLSRIESGRVRPSLYEVRWIAEALGAGEAEVLASLEPMNAILWVPKCERPSGMEKFLQYRHGTTSDNPSGAI is encoded by the coding sequence ATGAAGACACCCATTCTGGGCCTCGCCCACCTCCGCAAGATCAAGGGTTTCTCCCAGAAGGAACTCGCCCATAAAACCGGCATCGTCCGCACGACACTCTCGCGCATCGAGAGCGGGCGCGTCAGGCCGAGCCTCTACGAAGTCCGCTGGATTGCCGAGGCGCTCGGTGCGGGCGAAGCCGAAGTCCTAGCCTCGCTCGAACCCATGAACGCGATCCTCTGGGTTCCCAAGTGCGAGCGACCCTCCGGAATGGAGAAATTCCTCCAATACCGTCACGGGACGACAAGTGATAATCCGTCAGGCGCCATCTAG
- the pbpC gene encoding penicillin-binding protein 1C, translating to MVRSPLGAVALFVLGLCAGVVAAACLVPLPERLLAGPSRVVYFRDGTPAYVTLSTDDKWRIPVSVDEVDPNYLAALVEIEDGRFWWHPGVDPLAVVRALFQNVSAGGVVSGASTLTMQLVRVLEPRPRTLSSKFIEALRALQLELRLSKREILHAYLSFIPYGRNIEGLEAASLAYFGHRADALSPSEIATLLAVPQNPNSRYPTKPHVARLTAARDAILRRMGERGWPWPAVSVESTLTKAAPHSLKPFPREAPHAARWLLENNPLEARIRTTLDKTTQQFADGVLTRARASLAADGIFNGAVVIADHRSARIEALIGNFEFLENDHGAQIVGFDVPRSPGSLLKPFIYASAIDQGIVLPQTLVEDIPVHYGSYSPENYDQEFRGLVRMEEALSWSLNVPFVNLLGRVGVERFLGRLQSMGVRSLRSEPGYYGLSAAIGGVEITPLEIAGLFASLANHGRYRHLELLQPANSSGSTTETAPEGFSAFSEGATYLTRQTLSLRDRPDFPGRRDYSAMPPSIHWKTGTSFGHRDAWASGSGPRYTAVVWLGNFDNSPSNRLVGADAAGPILFDLLEGLASAEDASHRDLPPADLRPVRLCAYSGYVPTDACPHAMEALARGESVPSKPCPFHTRREIDLETGHALGPLCMEGRRHAPQTFLRWPANVRRWLKDRYRTLPEPPSFAPECRRPASEGRPAIISPPPGHVVFLIGGRLATEQEIPLEAEGASGAPLSWFVDGKYLGKALPDERLWWIPEPGKHLLLTQNELGESDSRWIEVRADRAGSR from the coding sequence ATAGTTCGCTCTCCACTGGGGGCAGTCGCACTTTTTGTGCTCGGGCTCTGCGCGGGCGTGGTTGCCGCAGCATGCCTCGTTCCGCTGCCTGAGCGGCTCCTCGCGGGGCCTTCCCGGGTCGTCTACTTCCGGGACGGCACGCCCGCATATGTAACGCTCTCGACCGATGACAAGTGGCGGATTCCCGTTTCCGTGGACGAAGTCGATCCCAACTATCTGGCTGCCCTGGTCGAGATCGAAGATGGCAGGTTCTGGTGGCATCCCGGAGTGGACCCGCTGGCGGTTGTCAGGGCGCTCTTCCAGAACGTCTCCGCAGGCGGCGTGGTATCGGGCGCCTCGACGCTGACCATGCAGCTCGTGCGCGTTCTCGAACCCCGGCCGCGCACCCTCAGCTCCAAGTTCATCGAGGCCCTGCGCGCGTTGCAACTGGAACTGCGCCTTTCCAAGCGGGAGATCCTCCACGCCTATCTGAGCTTCATCCCCTATGGGCGCAACATTGAAGGCCTTGAAGCCGCTTCGCTCGCCTACTTTGGCCATCGGGCGGATGCGCTCTCGCCTTCGGAGATCGCCACCCTTCTTGCGGTGCCGCAGAACCCAAACAGCCGCTACCCCACGAAGCCGCATGTTGCCAGGTTAACGGCTGCCCGCGATGCCATCCTCCGGCGCATGGGCGAGCGCGGCTGGCCGTGGCCCGCCGTTTCGGTGGAATCGACTCTCACCAAGGCCGCGCCCCATTCGCTGAAACCCTTCCCCCGTGAGGCGCCCCATGCCGCGCGCTGGCTTCTGGAAAACAATCCGCTGGAAGCGCGCATTCGCACGACACTCGATAAAACCACGCAACAATTCGCCGATGGCGTCTTAACCCGTGCCCGCGCGAGCCTTGCCGCGGACGGCATTTTCAACGGCGCCGTCGTCATCGCCGACCACCGGAGCGCGCGGATCGAGGCGCTGATCGGCAATTTCGAGTTTCTCGAAAACGACCACGGCGCCCAGATTGTCGGTTTCGACGTGCCGCGCTCGCCGGGCTCGCTGCTCAAGCCATTCATCTATGCATCCGCAATCGACCAGGGGATCGTTCTTCCGCAAACGCTGGTGGAGGACATCCCCGTTCACTACGGTTCCTATTCGCCCGAAAACTACGACCAGGAATTCCGGGGACTTGTGCGCATGGAAGAAGCCCTTTCCTGGTCGCTCAACGTCCCCTTCGTGAATCTGCTGGGAAGGGTTGGAGTCGAGCGATTCCTGGGCAGGCTGCAATCCATGGGCGTGCGAAGTCTTCGGAGCGAGCCGGGCTACTACGGCCTCTCAGCTGCCATCGGCGGCGTCGAGATCACCCCGCTCGAAATCGCCGGCCTCTTCGCGAGCCTGGCCAATCACGGCCGCTACCGGCATCTGGAACTGCTGCAACCCGCAAACAGTTCCGGATCTACTACTGAGACAGCCCCAGAGGGATTCTCCGCTTTTTCCGAAGGTGCCACCTATCTGACCCGGCAGACGCTCTCGCTCCGGGATCGCCCGGATTTTCCGGGACGACGTGATTACTCGGCCATGCCGCCGAGTATCCACTGGAAGACGGGCACGAGTTTCGGCCACCGCGATGCCTGGGCGTCGGGTTCGGGCCCCCGCTACACTGCTGTTGTCTGGCTCGGCAACTTCGACAACTCACCGAGCAACAGACTCGTCGGGGCCGATGCCGCCGGGCCGATTCTCTTCGACCTGCTGGAGGGACTCGCCTCCGCCGAGGATGCGAGCCACCGGGACTTGCCGCCGGCGGATCTCCGACCGGTCAGGCTCTGCGCTTATTCGGGTTACGTCCCCACCGATGCCTGCCCGCACGCGATGGAGGCCCTCGCCCGCGGCGAGAGCGTACCCTCGAAGCCCTGCCCCTTCCACACCCGACGGGAGATCGACCTCGAGACGGGCCACGCGCTGGGCCCGCTGTGCATGGAGGGCAGACGCCATGCGCCCCAGACCTTTCTGCGCTGGCCCGCGAACGTGCGCAGGTGGCTCAAGGACCGCTACCGCACCCTGCCCGAACCGCCCTCGTTTGCCCCCGAATGCAGGCGCCCCGCATCCGAGGGGCGCCCCGCAATCATCTCACCGCCTCCGGGACACGTGGTCTTTTTGATTGGCGGACGTTTGGCAACCGAGCAGGAAATCCCGCTCGAAGCCGAGGGCGCATCCGGCGCGCCGCTCAGCTGGTTCGTCGATGGGAAGTATCTCGGAAAAGCCTTGCCCGATGAGCGCCTGTGGTGGATTCCCGAGCCGGGCAAGCACCTGCTGCTGACCCAGAACGAACTGGGCGAATCCGATTCCAGGTGGATCGAAGTGCGGGCCGACCGGGCAGGAAGCAGGTAG
- a CDS encoding helix-turn-helix domain-containing protein yields the protein MSLDPGADSRSEAIGVILAELRELRAWLLARSPGPVSPSGISTSPIVPDSNARYKYKQSSQFFENRIQVEHILKEYFDEEEAAEYLRASPETIRRYARRKLLPFHQVGRRPVFSRADLDAFMRRQRRASQWPSGPERRTGP from the coding sequence ATGTCCCTCGATCCCGGCGCCGATTCCCGGTCCGAGGCAATCGGTGTCATTCTCGCCGAACTCAGGGAACTGCGCGCATGGCTGCTCGCCCGCTCGCCGGGCCCGGTCTCTCCATCAGGCATCTCTACCAGCCCGATTGTCCCGGATTCCAATGCGAGGTATAAATACAAGCAGTCTTCTCAGTTCTTTGAAAATCGGATTCAAGTAGAGCACATCCTCAAGGAATATTTCGATGAGGAGGAGGCGGCCGAGTACCTACGTGCCTCGCCGGAAACAATCCGGCGTTACGCGAGGAGGAAGCTGCTTCCCTTTCATCAAGTGGGCCGCAGGCCGGTGTTCTCCAGAGCGGACCTCGACGCGTTCATGCGGCGCCAACGACGCGCATCGCAGTGGCCATCGGGTCCGGAGAGGAGAACCGGCCCATGA